A genomic stretch from Thermodesulforhabdus norvegica includes:
- a CDS encoding FAD-binding oxidoreductase, translating to MNPEKFVRELESIFDSDAVLTSSEDLVAYGYDASRLQGIPLCVVFPSSSQQLCELFDRSVRYGIPVFPRGAGSGMTGAAVPLERGIVVSMERMNRIIDIDTENMTCEVEPGVVTGVLQAEVEKYGLFYPPDPSSLQFSTIGGNVATGAGGPRAVKYGVTRDYVMWLETVVPIGRVIKTGSKAIKSVVGYDLTRLLVGSEGTLGIFTRIGLRLIPAPDPSWLILVTFSSPHAAADLVCNILKSRFIPSALEFMDSSVLNIVDTSGIAIPPGTEAAILIEVDDPLFVRERVMKDIHHLCRIGGALSIEQARSDEEKARLWKLRRSISPALSKIRIGKINEDVAVPRKVLPDLVVRIRELSREVDLPIPVFGHAGDGNLHVNIMYDPKDPGERTRAQTAVSRLFEIVLNLGGTISGEHGVGIAKTPFVRKELSDDTLELMWKIKRAFDPRNILNPGKLFIPNHAFIGR from the coding sequence ATGAATCCTGAGAAGTTCGTCCGGGAATTGGAATCCATATTTGATTCCGACGCTGTTCTAACCTCATCTGAGGATTTAGTTGCTTACGGCTACGATGCCAGCAGGCTTCAGGGAATCCCTTTATGCGTTGTCTTTCCATCATCGTCACAGCAACTCTGTGAGCTTTTTGATAGATCTGTCCGTTACGGAATTCCCGTCTTCCCTCGAGGTGCGGGAAGTGGAATGACAGGGGCGGCCGTGCCATTAGAGCGCGGTATTGTCGTTTCTATGGAAAGAATGAACCGGATCATAGACATTGATACGGAAAACATGACCTGCGAAGTCGAGCCGGGTGTGGTTACGGGAGTCCTTCAAGCGGAAGTAGAGAAATACGGCCTTTTCTACCCACCGGATCCTTCCAGCCTTCAATTTTCCACAATCGGGGGGAACGTGGCTACAGGAGCAGGAGGTCCAAGGGCGGTCAAATACGGTGTAACCCGCGATTACGTTATGTGGCTTGAAACGGTTGTTCCAATAGGGCGAGTTATAAAAACCGGGAGCAAGGCTATAAAAAGCGTGGTCGGATACGATCTCACAAGGCTGCTCGTGGGATCAGAAGGAACACTGGGTATATTTACCCGCATAGGTTTAAGATTAATACCTGCTCCGGACCCCTCCTGGCTAATACTTGTGACCTTCTCTTCTCCACATGCCGCTGCTGATCTCGTATGCAACATTCTCAAAAGCCGCTTTATTCCTTCCGCTCTGGAATTCATGGATTCCAGCGTTCTGAATATAGTCGACACATCAGGAATAGCCATACCACCGGGAACTGAGGCGGCAATTCTTATAGAAGTAGACGACCCTTTGTTTGTGCGTGAAAGGGTTATGAAAGACATTCATCACCTCTGCCGCATTGGCGGCGCTCTGTCGATTGAACAAGCCAGAAGCGACGAAGAAAAGGCCCGACTGTGGAAGCTGAGACGGTCAATCTCCCCGGCTTTATCCAAAATACGGATCGGGAAAATCAACGAAGATGTAGCCGTCCCCCGGAAGGTTCTGCCGGACCTTGTGGTCAGAATAAGGGAGCTCTCAAGAGAGGTCGATCTGCCCATACCCGTTTTCGGCCATGCAGGCGACGGAAATCTGCATGTGAATATCATGTACGATCCGAAAGATCCCGGCGAGCGCACCCGGGCTCAGACTGCCGTTTCGAGACTCTTCGAAATAGTTCTCAACTTAGGAGGCACAATATCCGGGGAGCACGGTGTTGGAATTGCCAAGACTCCTTTTGTAAGAAAAGAACTGTCCGATGACACCCTTGAACTGATGTGGAAAATAAAGCGGGCATTCGATCCCAGAAATATCCTCAATCCCGGGAAATTATTCATCCCTAATCATGCCTTCATAGGCCGTTAA
- the pyk gene encoding pyruvate kinase yields MKPDIRRTKIVATVGPASSSSGMIRQLIEAGVNVFRLNFSHGDHRSHEEVIDTIRRVSSERHLPVGILQDLGGPKIRLGVLSRDPLILPSGTYVHLFPGSVSNRDEFIPVQYHFLLEDISEGDPILMADGTIEMLVEKKEKESLIARIIVGGIIRSYKGVNLPSSNLRIKAFTDKDHDDLIFGLKKEVDFIALSFIRHEDDLNPVFDALKDQDYRPAVIAKIEKPQAVERLQQILQKVDGVMVARGDLGVEMPLERVPILQKAIIEAARLKAKPVITATQMLGSMTDNPRPTRAETSDVANAILDGTDAVMLSEETALGRYPIEAVKTMHRIAVETERHIQHLLRGETLRSSPGVSSGDNTDVNEAIGKSACTIAEELEAVAIVASTESGTTARIVSKFRPRAPIVAITHDAYTYRKLSLSWGVFPVLTPKFATTDEMFDLARKWAVSQGIARSGDVLVITAGVPVGIRGTTNLIKVLKVS; encoded by the coding sequence ATGAAACCGGACATAAGAAGAACAAAGATCGTGGCAACCGTCGGGCCGGCCAGCTCTTCATCGGGCATGATAAGACAGTTGATAGAGGCGGGCGTTAATGTATTCAGGCTGAATTTTTCCCATGGAGACCACAGGTCTCATGAAGAAGTAATCGACACAATTCGCAGGGTTTCTTCTGAAAGGCACCTACCGGTAGGGATCCTGCAGGATCTTGGCGGTCCCAAAATTCGGCTGGGAGTGCTCAGCAGAGATCCCCTGATCCTGCCTTCAGGTACTTACGTGCATCTTTTCCCAGGATCAGTCTCCAATCGCGATGAATTTATACCCGTACAATACCACTTTCTGTTGGAAGATATCTCCGAAGGGGATCCGATCTTAATGGCAGACGGCACTATTGAGATGTTGGTGGAAAAAAAAGAGAAGGAATCGCTCATTGCGCGCATAATCGTGGGAGGGATCATTCGATCCTACAAAGGGGTTAATCTACCATCAAGCAATCTTCGTATCAAAGCTTTCACCGACAAAGACCACGACGATCTCATTTTCGGCCTCAAAAAAGAGGTTGACTTCATAGCGCTTTCTTTCATACGTCATGAAGATGATCTCAATCCCGTCTTTGACGCCTTAAAAGATCAGGACTACAGGCCGGCCGTAATTGCCAAGATCGAGAAACCTCAGGCCGTCGAGCGGCTGCAACAAATCCTACAGAAGGTCGACGGTGTAATGGTTGCAAGAGGGGATCTCGGCGTTGAGATGCCACTGGAAAGGGTCCCCATACTCCAAAAAGCCATTATTGAAGCGGCGCGTCTCAAGGCCAAACCGGTCATAACGGCAACACAGATGCTTGGAAGCATGACGGACAACCCCCGACCAACTCGGGCAGAAACATCCGATGTCGCGAATGCCATACTAGACGGAACCGATGCCGTGATGCTATCTGAAGAAACGGCCCTGGGACGGTATCCAATTGAAGCCGTTAAGACTATGCACAGGATAGCGGTGGAAACGGAGCGGCACATTCAACACCTGCTAAGGGGCGAAACGCTCCGTTCTTCACCAGGAGTATCATCAGGGGACAACACCGATGTTAATGAAGCCATCGGAAAGTCGGCCTGTACCATAGCGGAAGAGCTTGAAGCAGTTGCCATAGTTGCATCAACAGAATCCGGTACCACCGCACGCATCGTATCGAAGTTTCGCCCCAGAGCGCCAATAGTGGCAATTACCCATGATGCCTATACGTACAGAAAGCTGTCTCTATCCTGGGGGGTCTTCCCGGTTCTCACACCTAAATTTGCCACGACCGACGAAATGTTTGACCTAGCACGAAAATGGGCCGTGAGTCAGGGAATAGCGCGTTCTGGAGACGTTCTCGTTATCACGGCAGGCGTTCCTGTAGGAATCAGAGGCACAACAAACCTCATTAAGGTACTAAAGGTAAGTTAA
- the tyrS gene encoding tyrosine--tRNA ligase, producing the protein MGKTGTVLGELERRGFIEQVTDRDGLEEYLSHPAVCYVGFDPTADSLHVGHLLPIFALVHMQRYGHRPIAILGGGTGLIGDPSGKTEMRKLMTRDELEHNARCIKDQLAQLIDFSDGKALFLNNADWLVELKYIEFLRDIGRHFSVNRMLAAESYRQRLETGLNFIEFNYMLLQAYDFYYLAREYDCLLQMGGRDQWGNIVAGIDLIKKKLGKQAYGLTFPLVTTASGAKMGKTAQGAVWLSPERTSPFDFYQYWVNVDDRDVVRFLKMFTFLPVEEIDALSSLEGEELIPCKRILAYEVTALIHGKDKAEEVYRAACSAFGTVDIAPDILPGSSIPRRIEVDKKEMPSWNLPKDRLEEGIPVYDLFYEAGLCESKSAARRLIAQGGAYINGERIRDINTVVTGEFVKDGSIVLKAGKKKIKRVVVA; encoded by the coding sequence GTGGGCAAAACTGGTACGGTTCTTGGCGAGCTCGAAAGACGTGGGTTTATCGAGCAGGTTACCGATAGGGATGGATTGGAAGAATATCTTTCACACCCGGCCGTTTGCTACGTGGGGTTCGATCCGACGGCGGATAGCCTTCATGTTGGACACCTGCTGCCCATCTTTGCACTAGTTCACATGCAGAGATACGGCCATAGACCCATCGCCATCCTGGGCGGTGGGACGGGGCTTATTGGTGATCCCAGTGGAAAAACGGAAATGCGAAAGCTTATGACCCGGGATGAACTGGAACATAATGCGAGGTGTATAAAGGATCAACTGGCACAGTTGATCGATTTTTCTGACGGAAAAGCTCTTTTTCTGAACAATGCTGACTGGCTTGTGGAGCTGAAATATATCGAATTCCTGAGGGATATAGGGCGTCACTTCAGCGTGAATCGTATGCTTGCCGCAGAAAGCTATCGACAGCGACTGGAAACGGGTTTGAATTTCATAGAGTTTAATTACATGCTCTTACAGGCTTACGATTTCTATTACCTTGCCCGGGAGTACGACTGTCTTCTGCAGATGGGAGGGAGAGATCAGTGGGGAAACATAGTCGCGGGAATTGATTTGATAAAGAAGAAACTGGGCAAACAGGCTTACGGACTGACTTTTCCGCTGGTAACTACCGCATCCGGCGCCAAGATGGGAAAGACTGCGCAGGGTGCAGTTTGGCTCAGCCCCGAGAGAACGTCTCCCTTTGACTTTTACCAGTACTGGGTTAACGTAGACGATAGAGACGTTGTCCGATTCCTGAAGATGTTCACATTCCTGCCTGTCGAAGAAATTGATGCTCTGTCGTCGCTGGAGGGTGAAGAACTTATTCCCTGTAAGCGCATACTTGCCTATGAAGTAACTGCGCTGATACACGGTAAAGACAAAGCCGAAGAGGTTTACAGGGCTGCCTGTAGTGCTTTCGGGACCGTAGATATTGCCCCTGATATTCTTCCCGGAAGTTCAATTCCCAGAAGGATTGAGGTGGATAAAAAGGAAATGCCTTCCTGGAACCTGCCGAAGGATCGTCTGGAGGAGGGCATACCTGTTTACGATCTTTTTTACGAAGCCGGGCTTTGTGAATCGAAAAGTGCTGCCCGCAGGCTTATTGCTCAAGGCGGAGCTTACATCAACGGAGAACGAATCAGGGATATCAACACCGTCGTAACCGGTGAGTTTGTGAAAGACGGTTCAATTGTTCTCAAAGCGGGGAAGAAAAAAATCAAGAGGGTTGTTGTCGCTTAA
- the rny gene encoding ribonuclease Y encodes MSGGTVLILLIGLVVGAATGVLVYRLVQQRKIQDLEDQARDIVASAKKEAEAIKKEAILQAKDTLLQMKAEFERETRDTRRELQILEKRLVQKEENLERKAEQLEQKEKALQAREREIERSEREIAAEREEIRLIMEEQRRTLERIAGMSVQEAKEMLIESIEEEAKRDAAMLIKRIEAEAREIADRKARDIIALAIQRYAGDYVAEKTVSVVTLPNEEMKGRIIGREGRNIRTLEAVTGVDLIIDDTPEAVILSAFNPIRREVARISLERLISDGRIHPARIEEVVEKVTEEVEQAIKEAGEQATFDVGVYGLHPELIRLLGKLKYRTSYAQNVLNHSLEVAFICGIMAAELGLDQKEAKRAGLLHDIGKAVDHEVEGPHALIGADLAKKYGESQTIVHAIAAHHDDVPPESVLAVLVQAADALSGARPGARKELLETYVKRLEELERIAREFPGVSKAYAIQAGRELRVMVESDVVGDADIVLLSRDIAKRIEAEMTYPGQIKVTVIRESRAIEYAK; translated from the coding sequence ATGTCAGGTGGAACGGTGTTGATTCTTTTAATCGGCCTCGTTGTGGGTGCGGCTACCGGCGTTCTGGTATATCGATTGGTTCAGCAGAGAAAGATTCAGGATCTGGAAGATCAGGCCAGGGATATTGTAGCCAGTGCCAAAAAAGAGGCCGAAGCAATAAAAAAAGAGGCGATCCTTCAGGCGAAGGATACGCTGTTGCAGATGAAGGCCGAATTTGAGCGGGAAACCAGAGATACCCGTCGGGAATTGCAGATCCTTGAAAAGCGGCTGGTTCAGAAGGAAGAAAACCTTGAGAGAAAAGCCGAACAGCTGGAGCAGAAAGAAAAGGCCTTGCAGGCTCGTGAGCGCGAGATTGAGCGGAGTGAGCGAGAAATAGCTGCGGAGAGAGAGGAAATTCGGCTAATCATGGAGGAACAGAGGCGGACTCTGGAACGAATAGCCGGAATGTCGGTCCAGGAAGCGAAGGAGATGCTGATAGAGTCTATTGAAGAGGAGGCCAAAAGAGATGCGGCCATGCTTATTAAGAGGATTGAGGCCGAGGCCAGAGAGATTGCCGATAGGAAGGCTCGTGACATTATTGCCCTTGCGATACAGCGCTATGCCGGAGATTATGTAGCGGAGAAAACCGTCTCTGTGGTTACTCTTCCTAACGAAGAAATGAAAGGCCGGATCATCGGTCGTGAAGGCCGCAATATCAGAACTCTTGAGGCCGTAACGGGGGTGGATCTGATCATAGACGACACTCCAGAAGCGGTTATACTGTCGGCGTTTAACCCCATAAGGCGTGAGGTTGCGAGGATTTCTCTTGAAAGGTTGATCTCCGACGGTCGTATTCACCCCGCAAGGATTGAAGAAGTTGTGGAGAAAGTGACCGAAGAGGTGGAGCAGGCGATAAAGGAGGCAGGAGAGCAGGCGACTTTTGATGTAGGGGTTTATGGTCTGCATCCGGAGCTCATTCGCCTGCTGGGTAAACTTAAGTATCGAACCAGTTATGCGCAGAATGTGCTTAATCATTCACTGGAAGTGGCCTTTATCTGCGGGATTATGGCCGCAGAACTCGGACTGGATCAGAAGGAAGCAAAAAGGGCAGGGCTTCTGCACGACATAGGGAAGGCTGTTGATCATGAAGTTGAAGGCCCGCATGCTCTTATCGGAGCCGACCTGGCTAAGAAGTACGGTGAATCGCAGACTATTGTTCATGCTATAGCCGCACATCATGATGATGTACCGCCTGAATCTGTGCTGGCCGTCCTGGTACAGGCTGCCGATGCCCTTTCCGGTGCGAGACCGGGAGCCAGAAAGGAGTTGCTGGAGACTTATGTGAAAAGGCTCGAGGAGCTGGAAAGGATAGCCCGTGAGTTCCCCGGTGTGAGCAAGGCTTACGCAATTCAGGCGGGTAGAGAATTGAGAGTTATGGTTGAAAGTGATGTTGTTGGCGATGCGGATATAGTGTTGCTCAGTCGTGACATAGCGAAGCGCATTGAAGCCGAAATGACCTACCCGGGTCAGATTAAGGTCACCGTCATACGGGAATCTCGTGCCATTGAATACGCTAAGTAA
- the glmS gene encoding glutamine--fructose-6-phosphate transaminase (isomerizing) — MCGIIGYVGTREVVPILLEGLRRLEYRGYDSAGIAVWNPWNKTTIRVRSEGKIENLVSKVEQVEIRGSVGIGHTRWATHGAPSELNAHPHKAGPFTVVHNGIIENAFDLRKKLEDQGCIFESDTDTEVLVHLANLFWKQGASPGEAIRMCLENIRGTYAVVFLCDVMPDVLFAARKESPLVIGSSEDGTYVASDVPALLPFTNRVVYLEEGDFAVIRRNGFEITDRDGAPVARPLETVDWNPVLAEKGNYRHFMQKEIFEQPRAVSDTIKPYMNFETGKVVLPYATFLEEVFKDVSRIVFTACGTSYHAALVGKYMFESMLRIPCNVELASEFRYRDPILDGKTLVVGISQSGETADTKGAISLARDAGCPTCSIVNVVGSSLARMTDAVIYTHAGPEIGVASTKAFTAQLAALALMVLYASCVRNAGETDLHLRFKEDLLRMPGLMEEILGSHEILQDWAMDIHHALSALYLGRHVLFPIALEGALKLKEISYIHAEGYAAGEMKHGPIALVDENLPVVCLMQHGVIGEKIRSNLQEVEARGGRVFLVADELAAQEAGLESKLSYIFKVPICHDLLSPLLFVLPMQLLAYYVAVERGTDVDQPRNLAKSVTVE; from the coding sequence ATGTGCGGCATTATAGGTTATGTGGGAACTCGTGAAGTCGTTCCGATTCTATTGGAAGGTCTCAGAAGACTCGAATATAGGGGTTATGATAGTGCCGGCATTGCGGTATGGAACCCCTGGAATAAAACGACGATTAGGGTCAGGTCGGAGGGAAAAATAGAGAACCTGGTGAGTAAGGTTGAGCAGGTTGAAATCCGTGGTTCTGTCGGTATCGGACATACCCGCTGGGCAACGCACGGTGCCCCTTCTGAACTAAACGCTCACCCCCATAAAGCTGGGCCTTTCACGGTGGTTCATAATGGCATCATAGAGAATGCTTTTGATCTCAGGAAAAAGCTTGAAGATCAGGGTTGTATCTTTGAGTCCGACACGGACACGGAGGTTCTGGTTCACCTTGCAAATCTCTTCTGGAAGCAGGGAGCAAGCCCTGGAGAGGCCATAAGAATGTGCCTTGAAAATATCAGAGGCACCTATGCAGTGGTTTTTCTGTGCGATGTCATGCCCGATGTATTGTTCGCAGCTCGTAAGGAAAGCCCGCTGGTCATTGGTTCTTCTGAAGACGGCACGTATGTAGCCTCCGACGTTCCCGCCCTTCTTCCTTTTACGAACAGGGTGGTTTACCTAGAGGAGGGTGATTTTGCGGTCATAAGGAGGAATGGGTTTGAAATTACCGACCGTGACGGTGCTCCGGTAGCGCGTCCTCTGGAGACGGTGGACTGGAACCCGGTTCTTGCAGAGAAAGGCAATTACCGGCATTTTATGCAGAAAGAGATATTCGAACAGCCCAGGGCAGTTTCGGACACGATAAAGCCCTACATGAACTTCGAAACGGGTAAGGTCGTCCTGCCGTATGCAACATTTCTGGAAGAGGTTTTCAAAGATGTGTCGAGGATAGTTTTTACGGCCTGTGGCACATCTTACCATGCGGCATTGGTCGGGAAATATATGTTCGAATCAATGCTCAGAATCCCCTGCAATGTGGAGCTTGCTTCGGAATTCCGCTACAGGGATCCGATTCTTGACGGCAAAACTCTTGTAGTGGGCATTAGCCAGTCGGGAGAGACGGCAGATACGAAGGGTGCAATATCGTTGGCCCGGGATGCTGGATGTCCCACTTGCAGCATTGTAAATGTTGTAGGTAGTAGCCTTGCTAGAATGACCGATGCGGTTATCTATACCCATGCCGGGCCGGAGATTGGAGTTGCTTCGACCAAGGCCTTTACGGCCCAGCTTGCAGCTCTTGCCTTAATGGTCCTTTACGCTTCCTGCGTCAGGAATGCGGGTGAAACCGATTTGCACCTGAGGTTTAAAGAAGATCTTCTGAGGATGCCGGGACTTATGGAAGAGATTCTGGGAAGTCATGAAATACTGCAGGACTGGGCGATGGATATTCATCATGCTCTGAGTGCTCTCTATCTGGGGAGGCACGTTCTCTTTCCCATAGCCCTTGAGGGTGCTCTGAAACTCAAAGAGATTTCTTACATTCATGCGGAAGGCTATGCCGCAGGAGAAATGAAACACGGCCCGATAGCACTGGTAGACGAAAACCTTCCGGTTGTGTGCCTCATGCAGCACGGAGTTATTGGCGAAAAAATAAGAAGCAACCTTCAGGAGGTTGAGGCCAGAGGTGGTAGAGTCTTTCTAGTAGCAGACGAACTTGCTGCCCAAGAGGCAGGTCTTGAAAGTAAGCTCTCCTACATCTTCAAAGTTCCGATATGCCATGATTTACTGAGCCCTTTACTTTTTGTGTTGCCCATGCAACTCCTTGCTTACTACGTTGCCGTTGAACGGGGCACCGATGTTGATCAACCCAGAAACCTGGCTAAAAGCGTAACCGTTGAGTGA
- a CDS encoding F0F1 ATP synthase subunit epsilon, which yields MAEKILLEIVTPERKVVSEMVDIVVAPGEMGEFGVLANHIPFLTKLKIGELRFKVDGRERYVAIMGGYAEVLPDKVTVLASAAEEATDIDVIRARAAKERAERRLKEAKDRLEFARAQAALQRALARLKVAEKAGTAR from the coding sequence ATGGCTGAGAAAATTTTACTGGAAATAGTTACGCCTGAGCGCAAGGTCGTGAGCGAGATGGTCGATATAGTTGTGGCTCCCGGTGAAATGGGAGAGTTCGGTGTTCTGGCGAACCACATCCCTTTTCTGACGAAGCTTAAGATCGGTGAGCTGAGGTTTAAAGTAGACGGGCGTGAGCGATACGTGGCGATTATGGGAGGGTATGCTGAGGTTCTCCCTGACAAGGTTACGGTTCTTGCGTCGGCTGCTGAAGAGGCTACCGATATCGATGTGATACGTGCGAGAGCGGCTAAGGAAAGAGCCGAACGTCGCCTGAAGGAGGCCAAGGATAGGTTGGAGTTCGCTCGTGCTCAGGCGGCACTTCAAAGGGCTTTGGCACGCCTTAAGGTGGCAGAAAAGGCCGGAACGGCACGATAA
- the atpD gene encoding F0F1 ATP synthase subunit beta, which produces MNIGKIAQVIGNVVDVEFEEGKIPPLLTALLVSNPGISDEEDNLVLEVAQHLGNNVVRTIAMDLTDGLVRGMPVKDTGKPIVTPVGKPVLGRVLNVVGRPVDGQGPVHAEEYWPIHRPAPAFTDQDVSVKVLETGVKVIDLLVPFPRGGKMGMFGGAGVGKTVIMMEMIHNIAMEHGGISVFAGVGERTREGNDLYLEMKESGVLPRAALIYGQMTEPPGARARVALTALTVAEYFRDVEGQDVLLFIDNIFRFTQAGAEVSALLGRMPSAVGYQPTLGTDLGELQERITSTTKGSITSVQCVYVPADDLTDPAPATTFAHLDGTVVLSRQIAELGIYPAVDPLDSTSRILDPNILGEEHYTTARRVQQILQKYKDLQDIIAILGMDELSEEDKIIVARARKIQRFLSQPFHVAEAFTGTPGRYVKLEDTIKGFKGICDGEYDDLPEQAFYMVGTIEEAVEKARQMAA; this is translated from the coding sequence ATGAATATCGGGAAGATCGCTCAGGTAATAGGAAACGTTGTTGACGTTGAGTTTGAAGAGGGAAAAATTCCCCCTCTTTTGACGGCATTGCTTGTAAGCAACCCGGGAATTAGCGATGAGGAAGACAACCTGGTTCTTGAGGTCGCCCAGCATCTTGGAAATAACGTTGTAAGAACCATTGCTATGGACCTCACCGACGGTCTTGTGAGGGGTATGCCCGTCAAAGATACGGGTAAGCCCATTGTAACCCCTGTTGGTAAGCCTGTGCTGGGCAGGGTTCTCAATGTCGTTGGTCGCCCCGTTGATGGGCAGGGTCCGGTGCATGCCGAAGAGTACTGGCCCATTCACCGGCCGGCACCTGCTTTTACCGACCAGGACGTTAGCGTTAAGGTGCTTGAGACGGGCGTCAAGGTCATAGATCTTCTCGTTCCGTTCCCCAGAGGTGGTAAGATGGGGATGTTCGGCGGTGCCGGGGTTGGTAAGACCGTTATAATGATGGAAATGATCCACAATATTGCTATGGAGCACGGTGGTATCTCGGTTTTTGCAGGTGTAGGTGAGCGAACCCGTGAGGGTAACGACCTTTACCTTGAGATGAAAGAGTCGGGCGTTTTGCCCCGTGCAGCACTTATTTACGGACAGATGACCGAACCTCCGGGAGCAAGAGCTCGTGTTGCCCTGACGGCTCTTACGGTTGCCGAATATTTCCGGGACGTGGAAGGTCAGGATGTGTTGCTCTTCATTGATAACATCTTCAGGTTTACTCAGGCGGGTGCCGAAGTATCTGCTCTGCTGGGTCGTATGCCTTCTGCAGTTGGTTATCAGCCCACTCTTGGTACGGATCTCGGCGAGCTTCAGGAAAGGATTACTTCTACGACCAAGGGATCTATTACATCCGTTCAGTGCGTTTACGTTCCTGCGGACGACCTGACGGACCCCGCTCCGGCAACGACCTTTGCTCACCTCGATGGAACAGTGGTTCTTTCCCGACAGATTGCTGAGCTCGGAATCTACCCGGCCGTTGATCCTCTTGACTCAACTTCCAGGATCCTGGATCCCAATATCTTGGGTGAAGAACACTATACGACGGCTCGAAGGGTACAGCAGATCCTTCAGAAGTATAAGGACCTGCAGGATATCATTGCTATTCTGGGTATGGATGAGCTGTCCGAAGAAGATAAGATAATCGTAGCAAGGGCCCGAAAGATTCAGAGGTTCCTGTCACAGCCCTTCCATGTTGCTGAAGCCTTTACGGGTACTCCAGGTCGATACGTGAAGCTTGAGGATACCATCAAGGGCTTCAAGGGAATCTGTGACGGTGAGTACGATGACTTGCCGGAGCAGGCTTTCTACATGGTTGGTACCATTGAGGAAGCAGTTGAGAAGGCACGTCAGATGGCTGCTTAA
- the atpG gene encoding ATP synthase F1 subunit gamma, with amino-acid sequence MATLRDIKRKIEAVKKTAQITRAMNMVAAAKLRGAQANMEKFHPYADKFREVIERLAAGVEQDGTFELLTPREEVRKIELVLLTADRGLCGSFNNNLIMLAEKFMEEKAAEGKEVTLICAGRKGHEYFRKRRFAIRKRYTGLLNKPNYEDAYNLGREVIELFQTGEADEVYLIYAQFVSMLRQVPTLIRLLPVVPESRGDEDRQIDYIFEPSHEVLLNDLLPNYVYVQILESFYQTAVSEHAARMTAMDNATNNCNEMVRDLTLVFNKARQASITKELMDIVGGAEALKKK; translated from the coding sequence ATGGCGACGTTGAGAGACATAAAGCGCAAGATTGAAGCCGTTAAGAAGACGGCGCAGATTACTCGTGCCATGAACATGGTGGCGGCCGCTAAGCTCCGCGGTGCGCAGGCCAACATGGAGAAGTTTCATCCCTATGCCGATAAGTTTCGTGAAGTGATTGAAAGGCTTGCGGCCGGAGTGGAGCAGGACGGCACCTTTGAATTGCTTACCCCACGCGAAGAAGTGCGGAAGATCGAGCTGGTGCTCCTTACGGCGGATCGCGGTCTCTGTGGTAGCTTCAACAATAACCTGATAATGCTGGCCGAGAAGTTCATGGAAGAGAAGGCGGCTGAAGGCAAGGAAGTTACGCTGATCTGCGCGGGGCGTAAGGGGCACGAGTATTTCCGTAAGAGAAGGTTTGCAATAAGGAAGAGATATACGGGATTGTTGAATAAGCCCAATTATGAGGATGCTTACAATCTGGGGCGTGAGGTCATAGAGCTGTTTCAGACCGGTGAGGCAGATGAGGTCTATTTGATTTATGCTCAGTTCGTGAGCATGCTCAGGCAGGTTCCCACGCTCATTCGACTGCTGCCTGTGGTGCCGGAGTCTCGAGGTGATGAGGATCGTCAGATCGACTACATCTTTGAACCCTCTCATGAAGTGCTTTTGAATGATCTTCTGCCCAACTATGTTTATGTGCAGATCCTGGAGAGTTTCTATCAGACCGCGGTCAGTGAGCACGCCGCTCGTATGACCGCCATGGACAACGCAACGAACAATTGCAATGAGATGGTCAGAGATTTAACATTGGTTTTCAATAAAGCACGTCAAGCTTCGATCACGAAAGAATTGATGGATATTGTGGGCGGAGCCGAAGCTTTGAAGAAAAAATAG